The Acidobacteriota bacterium genome contains the following window.
ATCTTTGGGAGACCACCTCGGTCTCCGATTCCTTGATCTCGGGCCCCTGACGGCTCGCACCTCGGAGAGAAACTCGTGATGATTCTTCGTTCTGCCCTCCTGGCGGTCGCCTGCGGACTGCTCTTCCTGACCTCGGCCCTCGCCCAAGGTCTCGCCCCCGGAGAGGATCCCGGCCGGAGCCGGACCATCTCCCTCACCTCCGGCGTCATCGACGCCGCCAACCCGGCGCCGGTGCCGGAAAGTCTTTCGGCCACTGAGGACGCCATCCTGTTGGTCAAATTTCCCGGACCGGTAGACGAGAAGCAGCTGGAGCGCCTACGCACCGGCACCGATCGCGTCTACACCTACCTTCCCCACGACACCTTCCTGGTGCGCCGCCGGCCGGAAGGCGAAGCGGCGGATCTGCTGCGCGCCACCGGCGCCCGCTGGGCCCTGCCCTATCACCCGGCCTACAAGCTCAGCCCGGCGACCCTCGGCATCGGCGAGAAAGCGCTCCAGCCCGGCGCCCGGGACCAGCACATCGTCCTGCTCCAGGTCTTCCCCGACGCCGACCTCGACCGGCTGCGCAAACACCTCGAGGAGCTGGGAATTCAGAACGTTGTGGGCAGCGCCGAGCGGGGCCGCTTCCCGCGGCTGCGGCTGCTGCTCACCAGCGCCGAGGTGGAACGCTTCCGCGAGCCTTTGGCCCTGGCACCGGAGATCTTCTGGATCGACATCGAGCCCCGGCGAGTGTTGCTCAACGACACCACCGTTTGGGTGGGCCAGAGCGGCACCGGCGGCGCCGGCACGACGCCGGTCTTCGATCAAGGCATCTACGGTGAAGGCCAGATCGTGGCGGTGCTGGACACCGGCATCGACCCCGACATGTGCTATTTCCGCGATCCCGCCCTCGGCCTGCCGCCGCGCAACGAATGCGACGGCGGTACGGTGGTGGACTTGAACCAGCGCAAGGTCATCGCCGTCGACTTCCTGTGGAGCAGCGAGTGCAGCGGCGGCATCTCGAGCTCCGAATGGGATACCCAGGACCACGGCACCCATGTCGCCGGCACCGTCGCCGGCGACAACCTGGCCAACCCGCTGATCCACGACGCCGGCGACGGCATGGCCCCGGGGGCCAAGCTGGTGGTGCAGGACTGTGGCTTCCAGACCGACAATTGCGCCGACTGTCCGGGCATCGGCTGCCCGGTGGTGGACCTCAATCCCATCTTCCAACAGGCCTACGATCAGGGCGCCCGCATCCACACCAACTCCTGGGGTGACGAGGAGAACAACCCGGTCAAGGGCCGCTACACCGCCGGCAGCCAGGACGCCGACGAATTCATGTGGAATCACAAAGATTTCCTGCTGGTCTTCGCCGCCGGCAACGACGGTCCCGGCACCGGCTCCATCGGCAGCCCGTCCACGGGCAAGAACGTCATCTCCGTCGGCGCCACCCTGCGCGGCACCAGCGCCGAGAGCATGGCCTCCTTCAGCAGCTGCGGCCCCACCGCCGACGGCCGCATCAAGCCCGACGTCACCATGCCCGGCTCGGGGATCATCTCCGCCAACTCGGATAACAACACCGGCAGCAACAACTGCAACACCAAGAGCTCCAGCGGCACCAGCATGGCGGCGCCGGGAGTCGCCGGCGCGGCGGCGCTGGTCCGCCAATACTTCACCGACGGCTGGTATCCCAGCGGCAACGCGGTCCCCGGGGATGCCCTCACCCCCTCCGCGGCGCTGGTCAAGGCCACGGTGATGAATTCCGCCACCGAAATGAGCGGCACCGCCGCCATCCCCGGCGGCTGTCAGGGCTGGGGCCGGGTGCTACTGGATGACGCCCTCTTCTTCGGCGGCGAGAGCCGGGAGCTCTTCGTCGAGGACGACACCACCGGCTTCGCGAGCGGTAGCTCCGGCGTCGAGCGCACCTTCAATGTCGCCGTGGGCAGCTCCCTGGAGCCCCTCAAGGTCACCCTGGTCTGGACCGACTTCCCGGCGGTACCGCTGGCGGATCCGGTGATCGTCAACGATCTGGATCTGGAGGTCAGCGGACCTTCCGGCACCTATTTGGGCAACGTCTTCAGCGGCGGCGCGTCCACCACCGGTGGCAGTGCCGACCGGCTCAACTCGGTGGAGCAGGCGCTCCTCCCCAATCCCCAGACCGGTACCTACACCGTCACCGTGCGGGCCTTCAACGTGCCCAGCGGCCCCCAGCCCTTCGCGCTGGTGGTCACCGGTGCGCTGACTCCGCCTTGCTCTCCCGCTCCCATCGCCAACGCCGGCCCGGATCAGCAGATTTGCCAGGGTGATTCGGTGCAGATCGGCACCGCGGCCCAAAGCGGCCACAGCTACAGCTGGTCGCCGGGCGGCCAGAGCTCGGCGCAGATCACCGTCTCACCGGCGGCCACCACTACTTACACCGTCACCGCCGCCACCTCCTGCGGCAACGCCCAAGACTCGGCCACAGTGACCGTCGACGACGGCTCCGGAGGGGGGCTGAGCGAGGACTTCGAAGGCGGCGCCGGCTCCTGGAGCGCCAGCGGCCTGTGGCATCTGACCAGCAACTCCAGCTGCGCTTCGCCGGGCTATTCGTCGCCGGTGAGTGCCTTCTACTTCGGGCAGGACTCGGGGTGCTCCTACGACACCGGCGGCGCCACCAACGGCGATCTCGTCTCGCCGGTGGTCTCCGGCATCACCTCGGCCTCGACCCTGAGCTTCGACTTCTTCCGTCAGGTGGAGTCCTACACCGGGGGATCCTTCGACCGCACCGAGGTGGCCGTGTCCACCGACGGCACCAGCTGGACCACCCTCTGGTCCCGCGATTCCACCGATGTTTCCGCCGGCAGCTGGCAGGGGAGCGGTGATCTCTCGCTGGCGGCCTACGCCGGCCAGCAGCTGCAGGTGCGCTTCCGCTTCGACACCGTCGACGGCACCGCCAATGGCTTCACCGGGTGGTTCATCGACGACGTGGTGATCACCGGCGAGTCCGCTTGCGGTCCCGGCAATGCCGCACCGGTAGTCAGCATCACCGCACCGGCCAACGGCTCCAGCTTCGACGAAGGAACCTCGGTGAGCTTCGCCGGCACCGCCAACGACGCCGAGGACGGCAACATCACCGCCTCCCTCAGCTGGTCTTCCGACCTCGACGGCGCCATCGGCTCCGGTGGATCGTTCTCCACCTCCAGCCTCTCCGTCGGCAACCACACCATCACCGCCTCGGTCACCGACAGCGGCGGAGCCCCCGGCTCCGACTCCATCTCCGTGACCATCAACGCGGTGGGTGGGGGTGACTTCATCGACTTCGATGTCACCACCACCGTCGCCTACTCCAACCAGGACACCTCCAACGGGTCCTTCACCACGGAAGACGGCGGCTTCACCTTCTCCATGACCGGCAACCGCTGGCGCCGGACCTCGGAGACCTTCACCCTCACCGCCAACACGGTGATCGAGTTCGACTTCTTGTCGACCGAAGAAGGCGAGATCCACGGGATCGGCTTCGATGAGAACGACACCCTCACCGACGATCTGCGCATCTTCAACGTCTTCGGTACCCAGAATTGGGCCAGCGACATTGACTGGTCGCCCCAATACACCACCGCCGAGTACGGGACCTGGAAGTCCTATAGCATCCCCGTGGGGCAGTACTACACCGGTTCCGGCTTCTATCTGGTGCTCGCCAACGACAAAGATTCGAGCCCCTACACCAACACCTCGAAGTTCCGCAACGTGCGGATCTACGAGGACACCCCGCCCCCGGGCTGCATCGTCACCGACTTCTCCGGCGGCACCAGCGGTTGGACCAACAGCGGTTCCAGCACCTGCTCCACCGGCACCTTCGTGGCCGCGGTTCCCACCGAGGTGGTCAACGGCGGAGTCACTACCCAGGTGGGCGGTGACCACACCGGTGGCGGCAACGCCTACTTCACCGCCACCAATTCCTCCGCCGGCGCCGACGACGTCGACGGTGGCAACTGCATCGCCGAATCCTCCACCACTTCCGTGACCGAGGCTTCGGACGTGTCGGTGTGGTACTTCCACGGCCAGCGCGACACCGGCGGCGACGCCAGCGGGGACTTCTTCTTGCTGGAGATCTCCACCAACGG
Protein-coding sequences here:
- a CDS encoding S8 family serine peptidase: MILRSALLAVACGLLFLTSALAQGLAPGEDPGRSRTISLTSGVIDAANPAPVPESLSATEDAILLVKFPGPVDEKQLERLRTGTDRVYTYLPHDTFLVRRRPEGEAADLLRATGARWALPYHPAYKLSPATLGIGEKALQPGARDQHIVLLQVFPDADLDRLRKHLEELGIQNVVGSAERGRFPRLRLLLTSAEVERFREPLALAPEIFWIDIEPRRVLLNDTTVWVGQSGTGGAGTTPVFDQGIYGEGQIVAVLDTGIDPDMCYFRDPALGLPPRNECDGGTVVDLNQRKVIAVDFLWSSECSGGISSSEWDTQDHGTHVAGTVAGDNLANPLIHDAGDGMAPGAKLVVQDCGFQTDNCADCPGIGCPVVDLNPIFQQAYDQGARIHTNSWGDEENNPVKGRYTAGSQDADEFMWNHKDFLLVFAAGNDGPGTGSIGSPSTGKNVISVGATLRGTSAESMASFSSCGPTADGRIKPDVTMPGSGIISANSDNNTGSNNCNTKSSSGTSMAAPGVAGAAALVRQYFTDGWYPSGNAVPGDALTPSAALVKATVMNSATEMSGTAAIPGGCQGWGRVLLDDALFFGGESRELFVEDDTTGFASGSSGVERTFNVAVGSSLEPLKVTLVWTDFPAVPLADPVIVNDLDLEVSGPSGTYLGNVFSGGASTTGGSADRLNSVEQALLPNPQTGTYTVTVRAFNVPSGPQPFALVVTGALTPPCSPAPIANAGPDQQICQGDSVQIGTAAQSGHSYSWSPGGQSSAQITVSPAATTTYTVTAATSCGNAQDSATVTVDDGSGGGLSEDFEGGAGSWSASGLWHLTSNSSCASPGYSSPVSAFYFGQDSGCSYDTGGATNGDLVSPVVSGITSASTLSFDFFRQVESYTGGSFDRTEVAVSTDGTSWTTLWSRDSTDVSAGSWQGSGDLSLAAYAGQQLQVRFRFDTVDGTANGFTGWFIDDVVITGESACGPGNAAPVVSITAPANGSSFDEGTSVSFAGTANDAEDGNITASLSWSSDLDGAIGSGGSFSTSSLSVGNHTITASVTDSGGAPGSDSISVTINAVGGGDFIDFDVTTTVAYSNQDTSNGSFTTEDGGFTFSMTGNRWRRTSETFTLTANTVIEFDFLSTEEGEIHGIGFDENDTLTDDLRIFNVFGTQNWASDIDWSPQYTTAEYGTWKSYSIPVGQYYTGSGFYLVLANDKDSSPYTNTSKFRNVRIYEDTPPPGCIVTDFSGGTSGWTNSGSSTCSTGTFVAAVPTEVVNGGVTTQVGGDHTGGGNAYFTATNSSAGADDVDGGNCIAESSTTSVTEASDVSVWYFHGQRDTGGDASGDFFLLEISTNGGSTWSTLASNGDSTSNAAWTEVTTTVPAGSDVRFRIQASDGTASGDLVEAGVDDISICPSGSLAPVSTH